In Alkalihalobacterium alkalinitrilicum, a genomic segment contains:
- a CDS encoding DUF3100 domain-containing protein, translating into MSEQHSNILKDWRLHAIVFVIVLVTERIGTHSFSLGPGVILLLPMLYAILIGIALYFTPLIKEKQSKNAEPLIVLGVTLLIAKIGVIIGPALPQIIAAGPALLLQEFGNLATIFIALPVAVFLGLKRESIGMTHSIAREPNVGLIMDKFGFNSPEGRGVMAIYIFGTVFGAVFMGVISGFLATLTPLHPLSFAMASGIGSGSMMAAASGSLVAAFPNLETDIVAFAGASNLLSLSTGLYMSIFIGLPLTEKLYSMLTKRRNKNKNTGMGA; encoded by the coding sequence ATGTCAGAACAACATAGTAATATATTGAAAGATTGGCGTCTCCATGCAATCGTGTTTGTAATTGTGTTAGTAACAGAACGAATAGGTACTCATTCCTTTTCATTAGGACCTGGTGTAATTTTACTATTACCGATGCTATATGCAATATTGATCGGGATTGCTTTATATTTCACACCTTTAATTAAAGAAAAACAATCCAAAAATGCTGAACCGCTTATTGTTCTTGGTGTCACTTTATTAATCGCAAAAATTGGCGTGATTATCGGCCCAGCTTTACCACAAATTATTGCAGCAGGTCCAGCTTTGCTCCTGCAAGAGTTTGGAAATCTAGCAACGATTTTTATTGCTTTGCCTGTTGCCGTATTTCTTGGGTTAAAAAGAGAAAGTATTGGAATGACACACTCCATTGCACGTGAACCGAATGTCGGTTTGATTATGGACAAATTTGGTTTTAATTCTCCAGAAGGTCGCGGTGTAATGGCTATATATATTTTTGGGACTGTATTTGGTGCAGTATTTATGGGAGTCATATCTGGATTTTTAGCAACATTAACACCTCTTCATCCTTTGTCATTTGCAATGGCTTCAGGCATCGGGAGTGGCAGTATGATGGCCGCCGCAAGTGGATCGCTCGTTGCAGCCTTTCCAAATCTTGAAACAGATATTGTCGCTTTTGCTGGAGCTAGTAATCTATTATCTCTTTCTACTGGACTATATATGAGTATTTTTATTGGCTTACCATTAACTGAAAAATTATATAGTATGTTAACGAAGCGGAGAAATAAGAACAAAAATACAGGAATGGGGGCATAA
- a CDS encoding long-chain-fatty-acid--CoA ligase, translating to MNLYTNLSNSFKLYPEKEAYVFLNESTTFRELHQKVNQFAHSLSQQGIKKGDSVALLLGNTPEFIIAYYGALCSGATVVPVNPTFTSREIEYILSNSKAKGVIADASLHTTLTEVKLKLPTISFIVYTKAIESELAFESFVNHNVQTFAGPSIEEEDLAVILYTSGTTGNPKGVMLTHKNLLSNAEACRDLFEMTKEDRVVTVLPIFHVFCMTVCFNASILSGATMLLIPKFSPQDVVETISKQQATIFAGVPTMYNFLLQIPTTKEQFSSLRISISGGASLPVALLHKFKEHTGIDIQEGYGLSEAAPVTTFNPINGERKPGSIGVNLPNVENKVVDIDGNEVPTGEVGELIVKGPNVMKGYLGMPEETSRTIKDGWLYTGDMATMDQDGYVFIVDRKKDMILVGGYNVYPREVEEVLYDHPEIIEAAVIGVPDESYGEAVKAFVVSKNPSLIENDLKIYLEDKLVKYKRPQYIEFLAELPKNTTGKILRRNLRNVEQAQTK from the coding sequence ATGAATCTTTATACTAATCTTTCAAACTCGTTTAAACTTTATCCAGAAAAAGAGGCTTATGTTTTTTTAAATGAAAGTACAACTTTTCGTGAGTTACATCAAAAGGTAAACCAGTTTGCTCATAGCTTGTCTCAACAAGGCATAAAAAAAGGAGATTCAGTTGCGTTATTACTTGGTAACACACCTGAATTTATCATTGCTTATTACGGAGCTCTTTGTTCAGGAGCTACAGTCGTTCCTGTTAATCCGACATTTACCTCTCGAGAAATTGAGTATATTCTCTCAAACAGTAAAGCAAAGGGTGTTATAGCAGATGCTAGTTTACATACAACATTAACAGAAGTAAAACTTAAGTTACCAACGATTAGTTTTATCGTCTATACGAAAGCAATAGAAAGTGAACTTGCATTTGAGTCTTTCGTTAATCATAATGTACAAACATTTGCTGGTCCATCCATCGAAGAAGAAGATTTAGCTGTTATTTTATATACATCTGGAACAACTGGCAATCCAAAAGGAGTTATGTTAACACATAAAAATCTCCTTTCTAATGCAGAAGCTTGTCGTGATTTGTTTGAAATGACAAAAGAAGACCGAGTTGTAACCGTTTTACCTATTTTTCATGTGTTCTGTATGACGGTTTGCTTCAATGCATCGATTTTATCTGGTGCAACTATGTTATTAATACCAAAATTTAGCCCACAAGATGTAGTTGAAACCATCAGTAAGCAGCAAGCGACGATTTTTGCTGGAGTACCGACGATGTATAATTTCTTACTTCAAATTCCTACAACGAAAGAACAATTTAGTTCACTAAGAATTAGTATTTCTGGTGGTGCCTCTTTACCTGTTGCATTGCTACATAAATTTAAAGAGCATACGGGAATTGATATTCAAGAGGGTTATGGTTTAAGTGAAGCAGCACCCGTTACTACATTTAATCCAATCAACGGAGAACGTAAACCTGGTTCAATTGGAGTAAATCTTCCTAATGTTGAAAATAAAGTGGTTGATATTGATGGAAATGAAGTACCTACTGGTGAGGTTGGGGAATTGATTGTAAAAGGACCCAATGTCATGAAAGGATACCTTGGTATGCCAGAAGAAACGAGTCGTACGATTAAGGATGGATGGTTGTACACTGGAGATATGGCGACGATGGATCAGGATGGGTACGTATTTATTGTTGACCGTAAAAAAGATATGATTCTTGTCGGTGGATATAATGTGTATCCACGAGAAGTAGAAGAAGTTCTTTACGATCACCCAGAAATTATTGAAGCCGCTGTTATTGGTGTACCTGATGAAAGTTACGGTGAAGCTGTTAAAGCGTTTGTAGTTTCAAAAAATCCATCACTAATAGAAAATGACTTAAAAATATATTTAGAAGATAAGTTAGTAAAATATAAGCGACCTCAATACATCGAATTCCTAGCGGAGTTACCAAAAAATACAACAGGTAAAATCTTGCGAAGGAACCTCAGGAATGTCGAGCAAGCTCAAACAAAGTAA
- a CDS encoding TetR/AcrR family transcriptional regulator, producing the protein MSEQTKKKIIDAALSLFKEKGFHEVSVRMIAKEAGISNGGFYHHFHSKDELLYQLNDFILTYVMETGKAVAKERESAIEKLESMIRAFIRVFDVYNLEVTIMYRENHYLAPEYYEKIKQKRDEYQQYIFSIIEEGIQAGDIRSNTPLLLNGMAIFGMVNWTYQWYEKNRSILIDNIADVYIDFIFNALMTKRAKLNPNYHQYFLDDE; encoded by the coding sequence GTGTCAGAACAAACGAAAAAGAAAATTATAGATGCAGCTTTATCACTATTTAAAGAGAAGGGGTTTCATGAAGTTTCTGTACGCATGATTGCAAAGGAAGCTGGGATATCAAATGGTGGATTTTACCACCATTTTCATTCTAAAGATGAACTCCTATATCAACTTAATGATTTTATTCTTACATACGTTATGGAAACTGGAAAGGCTGTTGCAAAGGAACGCGAAAGCGCTATTGAAAAGTTAGAAAGTATGATTCGTGCTTTCATAAGGGTCTTTGATGTTTATAACCTCGAGGTTACTATTATGTACCGCGAAAACCATTATCTTGCTCCAGAGTATTATGAAAAAATTAAGCAAAAAAGAGATGAGTATCAACAATATATTTTTTCTATTATAGAGGAAGGTATACAGGCTGGTGACATACGTTCGAACACTCCACTTTTATTAAATGGAATGGCAATATTTGGAATGGTGAACTGGACGTATCAATGGTATGAAAAAAACCGAAGTATTTTAATAGACAATATAGCAGATGTGTACATTGACTTTATTTTTAATGCACTAATGACAAAAAGAGCAAAACTCAATCCCAACTATCATCAATATTTTCTAGATGATGAGTAA
- a CDS encoding acyl-CoA dehydrogenase, giving the protein MNFQLTDEQQMIRKMVRDFAENEVGPTAHERDEEERFDRELFDKMAGLGLTGIPWPEEYGGIGADYLSYCIAVEELSRVDAAMGTTLSAHTSLAGWPVYKFGTEEQKQKYLRPMAEGKKIGAYGLTEPSSGSDAAAMKTTAKRDGDDYILNGSKIFITNGGEAEIYIVFALTDPEKKHKGTTAFIVESDMPGFSVGKKEKKLGIRSSPTTEIIFEDVRVPKENMLGQEGEGFKIAMMTLDGGRNGIAAQAVGIAQGALDASVNYAKERKQFGKSIGAQQGIAFKLADMATKVEASRLLTYQAAWRETEGLSYGFESALSKLMAGDTAMDVAIEAVQVFGGYGFTKEYPVERFMRDAKITQIYEGTQEVQRLVISKMLLAD; this is encoded by the coding sequence ATGAACTTTCAATTAACTGATGAACAACAAATGATAAGAAAAATGGTTCGTGACTTTGCGGAAAATGAAGTAGGACCTACAGCTCATGAACGTGATGAAGAAGAACGTTTTGATCGCGAACTATTTGATAAGATGGCAGGGCTTGGATTAACAGGGATTCCTTGGCCAGAAGAATATGGCGGAATCGGCGCAGACTACCTCAGTTATTGTATTGCTGTAGAAGAGTTATCGAGAGTAGATGCAGCGATGGGAACAACGTTGTCTGCACACACATCTTTAGCAGGGTGGCCTGTGTATAAATTTGGAACAGAAGAACAAAAGCAAAAATATCTCCGTCCAATGGCAGAAGGTAAAAAAATTGGTGCTTACGGTTTAACTGAGCCTAGTTCTGGTTCTGATGCTGCAGCTATGAAAACAACTGCAAAACGTGATGGAGATGACTACATTCTGAATGGATCGAAAATCTTTATTACAAACGGTGGAGAAGCTGAAATTTATATCGTATTCGCATTAACAGACCCTGAGAAAAAGCATAAAGGTACTACTGCATTTATCGTGGAAAGTGATATGCCAGGCTTCTCGGTTGGAAAGAAAGAAAAGAAACTTGGGATCCGTTCATCTCCTACAACAGAAATTATTTTTGAAGATGTCCGAGTACCAAAAGAAAACATGCTCGGTCAAGAAGGGGAAGGCTTCAAAATTGCGATGATGACATTAGACGGTGGTCGAAATGGAATTGCAGCACAAGCGGTCGGTATTGCTCAAGGTGCATTAGATGCTTCGGTTAATTATGCAAAAGAGCGTAAGCAATTTGGTAAGTCTATCGGTGCACAACAAGGTATTGCTTTTAAATTAGCGGATATGGCTACAAAAGTAGAAGCTTCTCGTTTACTAACGTATCAAGCTGCATGGAGAGAGACTGAAGGACTTTCATACGGTTTCGAATCTGCTCTTTCAAAATTAATGGCTGGAGATACAGCGATGGATGTAGCAATTGAAGCGGTACAAGTCTTCGGTGGATACGGTTTTACGAAAGAATATCCTGTTGAGCGATTTATGCGTGATGCAAAAATCACACAAATTTACGAAGGAACTCAAGAAGTACAACGACTTGTTATTTCAAAGATGTTGTTAGCTGACTAA
- a CDS encoding alpha/beta fold hydrolase, with translation MNNIVVNDITLYYERLGTGEPLVLIHGLGEKKESWKYQHELANYYDLIIPDLRGFGKSTLSGNEDVSIRSFAEDILALLDKLNIKKAHICGLSMGGIIAQEMYQLNSSKVHSLILANSLYYVPKWFGNLIYKSKENKIQQLSIEEHTMKMTKNCLHSKDQDLIKKVLPGWSENRNCLMAAWKACLNIDYRTLLPTITVPTLIISCQKDKVCRPFNQKKMHKLIPHSKLVKIKKAGHLGKIEKSEEFNGAILDFLENSLDQDQSASTKYVM, from the coding sequence ATGAATAACATTGTGGTCAACGATATTACTCTTTATTATGAACGCTTAGGCACAGGGGAGCCTCTTGTGCTCATTCATGGATTAGGTGAGAAAAAAGAAAGTTGGAAATATCAGCATGAGTTGGCGAATTATTATGATTTAATTATTCCAGATTTAAGAGGATTTGGAAAATCAACACTTTCAGGCAATGAGGATGTATCGATTCGTAGTTTTGCAGAGGATATTCTAGCTCTTTTAGACAAGCTCAATATTAAAAAAGCGCATATTTGTGGATTGTCGATGGGTGGAATTATAGCACAAGAAATGTATCAATTAAATTCTTCTAAAGTACACTCTCTAATTCTTGCAAATTCCCTCTATTATGTTCCAAAGTGGTTCGGCAATTTAATATATAAAAGCAAGGAAAATAAGATACAACAACTTTCGATTGAAGAACATACAATGAAAATGACGAAAAATTGTCTTCATTCTAAGGACCAAGACCTCATTAAAAAAGTATTACCTGGTTGGTCTGAAAATAGAAATTGCTTAATGGCTGCTTGGAAAGCGTGTTTAAATATCGATTATCGAACGCTGTTACCGACCATCACCGTACCTACACTTATTATTTCATGTCAAAAAGATAAAGTGTGCCGCCCGTTTAACCAGAAAAAGATGCATAAATTAATTCCTCATTCAAAGCTAGTCAAAATAAAAAAAGCAGGTCATCTTGGGAAAATAGAAAAATCTGAAGAATTTAACGGTGCGATATTGGACTTTTTGGAGAATTCATTGGATCAAGATCAATCCGCATCTACAAAATATGTTATGTAA
- the uvsE gene encoding UV DNA damage repair endonuclease UvsE, translating into MILRFGYVSTALSLWEASPSRTLTFTNWKKLDHEERMNKLYSATERNLINTIRAIYFNLAHGIHVYRMSSSLVPLATHPEAKWDYITPFAHLFKEIGELVKKYSLRLSFHPSQYTLFTSEKEHITQNAIIDMMYHYQMLEAMGLEKEANINIHVGGAYGNKSDAINRFHHNFKQLDRSIQKRTTLENDDKTYTALETLQVCEQHSLPFVFDYHHHWANPGEESIEELLPKIYATWKQWKIPPKFHLSSPKSEKEFRAHADNVDIEFALPFIKSLQSYGKDADIMIEAKAKDKAALTFVEQLSSLRGFKRVDGGTIKI; encoded by the coding sequence ATGATTCTTCGGTTTGGATACGTATCAACTGCTCTTTCTTTATGGGAAGCCTCTCCTTCGCGTACATTGACTTTTACGAATTGGAAAAAGCTTGATCATGAAGAACGAATGAACAAACTTTACTCAGCAACAGAAAGAAATTTAATCAATACTATTCGTGCGATTTATTTTAATTTAGCTCATGGAATACATGTATATCGCATGTCATCATCACTGGTACCACTAGCGACACACCCTGAAGCAAAATGGGATTATATTACCCCCTTTGCCCATCTTTTTAAGGAGATCGGCGAACTTGTTAAGAAATATTCACTACGTTTAAGTTTTCACCCTAGTCAATATACGCTGTTCACAAGTGAAAAAGAACATATCACCCAAAATGCAATCATCGACATGATGTATCATTATCAAATGCTCGAGGCCATGGGACTAGAAAAAGAAGCAAATATCAACATTCATGTTGGTGGTGCTTACGGAAATAAATCCGATGCCATTAATAGGTTTCATCATAATTTTAAACAACTGGACCGTTCAATCCAAAAAAGAACCACTCTAGAAAATGATGATAAAACGTATACAGCACTAGAAACCTTGCAAGTTTGTGAACAACATTCATTACCGTTTGTGTTCGATTATCATCATCATTGGGCAAATCCAGGTGAAGAATCTATAGAAGAACTGTTACCCAAAATATATGCCACATGGAAACAATGGAAAATCCCTCCTAAATTTCATCTTTCGTCACCGAAGTCAGAGAAGGAATTTAGAGCACATGCTGATAATGTTGACATAGAATTTGCCCTTCCTTTCATTAAATCCCTTCAATCATATGGTAAAGATGCAGATATTATGATTGAAGCGAAAGCAAAAGATAAAGCCGCATTAACTTTCGTTGAACAATTATCCTCTTTACGTGGATTTAAACGAGTGGATGGTGGAACGATAAAAATATAA
- a CDS encoding toprim domain-containing protein has translation MEDKVLIVEGKNDRKRVKQILAEPVEIICTYGTLSTEKLETLILPMEDMDVYILVDADEPGEKLRKQLKRELPNATHLYTQKEYKQVETTPFRYLAEELGKYFEVKNQFELL, from the coding sequence ATGGAAGACAAAGTTTTAATCGTAGAAGGAAAAAATGATCGAAAACGTGTAAAACAAATTTTGGCAGAGCCTGTAGAAATTATTTGCACGTACGGAACATTAAGTACTGAAAAGCTGGAAACGTTGATTTTACCTATGGAAGACATGGATGTTTATATTTTAGTTGATGCGGATGAGCCTGGTGAAAAATTACGAAAACAGTTAAAAAGGGAATTGCCAAATGCTACTCACTTATATACACAAAAGGAATATAAACAAGTAGAGACAACGCCCTTTCGTTATCTTGCTGAAGAGTTAGGAAAGTATTTCGAAGTAAAAAATCAATTTGAACTACTTTAA
- a CDS encoding 7TM diverse intracellular signaling domain-containing protein yields MKLKAIFILFLFIVTNALFLTYTTYSQEKSQSSIIRMDQGWEYQWVNSVQSDTGIPQMGWQPTENVKELVEPRRDSEILYLRNTIPDGNWNDPAVFISFMYGTFEIYQGDHLLYQYGKIPEAETVTYKGYNRRHFIELDPSIESNQLTIRSYSNGNMIGVSGAVSVGSYSDYLTKMVQDDFDKIVMGSIQLLIALVAFIFFLIKRFNGLYFAFAIGTLCSALYSFSITGSKQLIIDVPFLWIYIFQIAVFFRTAFDLLIIDKLFGPGYKKFVRRLWQVHLVLAVGAFILSIVNPDFFTMTKGIFEKLSGFEVLIMFIIVIRIFMKNIEAKLYAIGFLFMAGFMVRDLLVFTGVIYLNEFYLLGHIGQFFMVLAVGIILIKKQHDSNQRKF; encoded by the coding sequence ATGAAGTTAAAAGCGATTTTTATTTTATTTTTGTTTATTGTTACTAACGCTCTTTTTTTAACCTACACTACATATAGCCAAGAAAAGTCTCAGTCTTCTATTATCCGAATGGATCAAGGTTGGGAATATCAATGGGTAAATTCCGTTCAAAGTGATACAGGAATTCCACAGATGGGATGGCAGCCAACAGAAAATGTAAAGGAACTTGTTGAACCTCGAAGGGACAGCGAGATCCTCTACTTACGAAACACTATTCCAGATGGTAACTGGAACGATCCAGCCGTATTTATCTCATTTATGTATGGTACATTTGAAATATACCAAGGAGATCACCTTCTCTATCAGTATGGAAAAATTCCAGAAGCTGAAACTGTCACTTATAAAGGATATAATCGTCGACACTTCATAGAACTGGATCCATCGATTGAGTCTAATCAATTAACGATCAGATCGTATTCGAATGGAAACATGATTGGAGTTTCAGGAGCTGTATCTGTTGGATCTTACTCTGACTATTTAACAAAAATGGTTCAAGATGATTTCGATAAAATTGTTATGGGTTCTATACAATTGCTTATTGCGTTAGTTGCCTTTATCTTTTTTTTAATTAAACGATTTAATGGGCTATATTTTGCTTTTGCTATTGGAACGTTATGCTCTGCTTTATATTCATTTAGCATTACAGGATCTAAGCAACTGATTATAGACGTTCCGTTTTTGTGGATTTATATTTTTCAAATTGCTGTCTTTTTCCGGACCGCATTTGACCTACTAATAATTGATAAACTATTTGGACCAGGTTATAAAAAGTTTGTCCGACGCTTGTGGCAAGTTCATCTCGTCTTAGCGGTTGGTGCCTTTATTTTATCGATCGTCAACCCTGACTTTTTTACAATGACAAAAGGAATATTTGAAAAGCTATCTGGCTTTGAAGTCCTTATTATGTTTATCATCGTTATCCGCATCTTTATGAAAAATATCGAAGCTAAACTTTATGCGATTGGTTTCCTCTTTATGGCTGGCTTTATGGTCCGTGATCTTCTCGTGTTCACGGGTGTAATCTATTTAAATGAGTTTTACTTGCTTGGACATATTGGTCAATTTTTTATGGTGCTAGCGGTCGGTATCATCCTCATTAAAAAGCAGCACGACAGTAACCAAAGGAAATTCTGA
- a CDS encoding cold-shock protein produces the protein MQQGTVKWFNAEKGFGFIEIEGGEDVFVHFSAIQGEGFKSLDEGQKVTFDTEQGQRGLQATNVNKA, from the coding sequence ATGCAACAAGGTACAGTAAAATGGTTTAACGCAGAAAAAGGATTCGGGTTCATCGAAATCGAAGGTGGAGAAGATGTATTCGTACATTTCTCAGCTATCCAAGGCGAAGGGTTTAAATCTTTAGATGAAGGCCAAAAAGTAACTTTTGACACAGAGCAAGGTCAACGTGGTCTTCAAGCTACTAACGTTAACAAAGCATAA
- a CDS encoding metal-dependent hydrolase translates to MDSVTHALFGLTIYGATNKEEMPIPVKKSVFFAAVVGSVIPDIDVVSQLWDTEGMYQMWHRGITHSIFLVPVWALLIWFICFLVWKTKDRRIFYISALAVFIHNTSDILNAWGTGYMEPFSNVRLGFGILPIVDVVIWLIMFGGFIVVKIKKATPHKVFKLVWVFIIAHVIIQSVQGYILYQSTVNDYEQQALTARFIPGHFKIAGKNGQEVEILQGTVWSGLEVIDHLTSEDETKLDILFNENPRAKTLYQWSPFVVVVDDEEKLGIYDPRFFRMGVPFLEEYIYKSDVTMD, encoded by the coding sequence ATGGACTCCGTAACACATGCATTGTTTGGATTAACGATATATGGCGCGACAAATAAAGAAGAGATGCCAATACCAGTGAAAAAATCCGTTTTTTTCGCTGCGGTGGTTGGCAGTGTGATTCCTGACATCGATGTCGTTTCTCAATTATGGGATACCGAAGGAATGTACCAAATGTGGCACAGGGGGATTACACATTCAATCTTTTTAGTGCCTGTTTGGGCGTTACTCATATGGTTTATTTGTTTCCTCGTTTGGAAAACGAAAGATCGGCGAATTTTTTATATTTCGGCTCTCGCCGTTTTTATTCATAATACGAGTGATATTTTAAATGCATGGGGAACAGGCTACATGGAACCCTTCTCCAACGTGAGACTAGGCTTCGGAATACTCCCTATTGTAGATGTTGTTATCTGGCTCATTATGTTCGGTGGATTTATCGTAGTTAAAATTAAGAAGGCAACACCCCATAAAGTTTTTAAATTAGTCTGGGTCTTTATTATCGCACATGTCATCATCCAATCGGTTCAAGGGTATATACTCTATCAATCAACAGTAAATGATTACGAACAACAAGCATTGACGGCTCGATTTATTCCAGGTCATTTTAAAATTGCTGGGAAAAACGGACAAGAAGTTGAAATCCTGCAAGGGACCGTTTGGAGTGGTCTTGAGGTGATCGATCATTTGACATCAGAAGATGAAACCAAATTAGATATTCTCTTTAATGAAAATCCTAGGGCAAAAACTCTTTACCAATGGTCTCCTTTCGTCGTAGTGGTCGATGATGAAGAGAAGCTAGGCATATACGACCCAAGGTTTTTCAGGATGGGCGTTCCATTTTTAGAAGAATATATTTATAAAAGTGACGTTACAATGGATTAA
- a CDS encoding NADH:flavin oxidoreductase/NADH oxidase, with product MSKLFEPFTYKGMELKNRVVMPPMCQYSALNKDGIPTDWHFVHYTSRAIAGTGFIIIEMTNVEPRGRISDQCLGIWSDEHIPAFKRIIDECHKYGTKVGIQIGHAGRKAQDAPDPVSCSPILFNDQFKTPHELTTEEAEEMVVMFRDGVERAVKAGVDTIELHGAHGYLIHQFASEYTNKRTDKYGEDKFLFGEEVIQAAKSVMPANMPLLMRISAVEYVDGGYDLDYSSEMAKRFQRAGVDIFHITSGGEGPIGSTGRPGAHPGYQVPMATRIKQETGVPVIAVGRLDDPLLGEAVLGNEQADLIAVGRGMLKNPYWTNDAALLLEKKPLTPVQYERAY from the coding sequence ATGTCAAAGCTTTTCGAACCTTTTACATATAAAGGGATGGAATTAAAAAATAGAGTCGTTATGCCACCAATGTGTCAATATTCTGCTTTAAATAAGGATGGTATTCCTACTGATTGGCATTTTGTACATTACACAAGCCGAGCGATTGCCGGAACTGGATTTATTATTATTGAAATGACGAATGTTGAACCGCGTGGTCGGATTTCTGATCAATGTTTAGGCATCTGGAGTGATGAGCACATCCCTGCTTTTAAACGAATTATCGATGAATGTCATAAATATGGAACAAAGGTTGGTATTCAAATAGGTCATGCTGGACGTAAAGCACAAGACGCTCCAGACCCCGTTTCTTGTTCGCCGATCCTGTTTAATGATCAGTTTAAAACACCTCACGAATTAACAACTGAAGAAGCTGAAGAAATGGTAGTAATGTTCCGTGACGGTGTTGAACGTGCAGTAAAGGCTGGCGTTGATACGATTGAACTTCATGGAGCTCACGGCTACCTTATCCACCAATTTGCCTCTGAATATACGAATAAGAGAACCGACAAATATGGTGAAGATAAATTTTTATTTGGTGAAGAAGTCATTCAAGCAGCTAAAAGTGTCATGCCAGCTAACATGCCGTTATTGATGCGCATCTCTGCTGTTGAATATGTAGATGGTGGATATGATTTAGATTACAGCTCTGAAATGGCTAAACGGTTCCAACGCGCAGGTGTAGACATCTTCCATATTACTTCTGGTGGTGAAGGACCTATAGGTTCTACAGGTAGACCAGGTGCTCACCCAGGTTATCAGGTGCCAATGGCTACAAGAATCAAACAAGAAACAGGTGTTCCTGTCATTGCTGTAGGCAGACTGGATGACCCACTTCTTGGTGAAGCGGTACTTGGAAATGAGCAAGCAGATCTTATTGCGGTAGGACGTGGCATGCTTAAAAACCCTTACTGGACGAACGATGCGGCTCTTCTTTTAGAGAAAAAACCGCTTACTCCAGTGCAGTATGAAAGAGCTTATTAA
- a CDS encoding Dabb family protein, giving the protein MIQRTVLVKFSDTTTTEQLQEVVNRFKALKNHLTGIVDLQAGLNIAERNKEYQVILMVRFEDQGALDAYVADPEHQAVAAYIKEVGRLDSIGVDFEL; this is encoded by the coding sequence ATGATTCAACGTACAGTACTTGTGAAATTTTCTGACACAACAACAACTGAACAATTACAAGAAGTCGTCAACCGTTTTAAAGCACTTAAAAATCATCTAACGGGTATTGTTGATCTTCAAGCAGGATTAAACATTGCAGAAAGAAATAAAGAATACCAAGTTATATTAATGGTCCGTTTTGAAGACCAAGGTGCTTTAGATGCGTACGTAGCTGATCCAGAGCATCAAGCTGTTGCTGCTTACATCAAAGAAGTAGGCAGACTAGATAGTATAGGTGTTGATTTCGAATTGTAG